Below is a window of Enterococcus gilvus ATCC BAA-350 DNA.
CCCAGTGGATTCCTCCGTTACAGGGTACGTATCCTTTAAATGGATCGACGTGATGCAGTCGATTCCCTTTTCCAACTCGTGCGCTGGATCATTTTCCGGCCAAGCCGACAGGTTCCCCAGATCGGGATAGACTTGCAGATAAGGCGAGTGGATCTGCTTTTTGATTTCTAGAAATTTTGAAATAGAATTCATAAAAGGATCATCCATGATCTCGATGGAGAGAATGATGCCGTATTTAGAAGCTTCCTTCACACTTTCCTTCATTCCTGCAATGAAATCTTCCCTCGAATTCATTGACTTTTCTTCATAATAGACATCATAACCAGCAACTTGGATCACTTTGATACTCAATTGATGCGCCAGATGAATCGCTTTTTGCATGATCTCGTGAGCCATTCGCTGTTTTTCCAAATCACGGGAACCAAAGGGGAAGCGGCGATGGGCGCTTAAACAAATAGAGTTGATTCGAACATCCGCTTCGAACATCTCATTTCTCAGCGTTTGGATTTCCTTTTCAGTCCAATTTAAACGCGCCAACCGTTCGTCAGTCTCATCGATCGACAGCTCAATAAAATCAAACCCCATGTCCTTCACCAAGGCAAACCGTTCTTTCCATGAAAGATCCTTAGGCAAAGCTTTCTCATAAATACCGATTTGAGCCATATTATTGCCCCCAAATACGAATGATCTCATCTTTGAAGTCTTGAGCGGCCTGCACTGGATCATTCGCTGCGGTAATGCCACGACCTGTAATAAAGGTATAAACATCGATCCCCTCAAACAACTTCAAGGTATCCACATCCAATCCGCCAGTAACAGAAACGTTAAATCCCATGTCGATCAGTTTTTTTACTTTGGATAAATCCTTCTCTCCCCAGGTTTCACCAGAGAGTAAGGCATCCCGACTTTGATGGTAGATCGCTTGTTTGATGCCGATCTCACGCCACGCCGCTGCTTGTTCATAGGTCCAATCACCATACAATTCAACTTGCAATTCTTCTACTTCTTTTTTTGCGGCCTCCATTGTCGGGATCGTCGCGCAGCAAATCACTGTCATGAAATCCGCACCTGCATCCGCGACATTTTTCGCCACGGTTCCGCCAGCATCCGCACATTTCGTATCCGCGACTAATTTCTTTTCAGGGTACATCCCGCGAATGCAGCGAATGGCTTTTTGCCCTTCCTGTAAACACAAAATCGTTCCCACTTCAATAATATCAACGATCGCGCCAACATTAAAAACGTCCGCCAACGCATGTTCCAAATCGTTATGATCCAATGCAATCTGTAAGTTCGGTCTGCTCATCTTGAATTCCTCTTTTACTTAGTTTTTTGATACAATGCTGATTCCGAAAATTTTTCACCAATTTCCTTCGCTGACATGACATTTTTGATGCCGATAACCGTCACGCCCTTTTTCTCCGCTTGAGTGAACATATTAAGAAAGTTTACAGGTGTAAAAACCACATCGTATTGCGTTGCAGAGCTTTTTCCTTCTGAGATCGCACAATGGTGGATTTTTGTAATAGGGACACTTAATTCCTTCATCGCCTTTTCCACACTTCTCATCATCATCAAGCTTGTTCCAGAGCCATTCGCGCAAGATACTAATATTCTCATTATATTTTCCTCCTTATTTGTCTTAACTAATTACTGTTGTTCTTGGTATTTTTCTGCATACTGTTCGTAATCCTCTACGATCATGAAGTAGCCATCTGGATTCTTGCGGTATTGCAATTGCGGAATGATCAGGAGCCCAATTACTACCACTGCGATTCCAACATATCCGAGAACCTTCATGATCACGGCGAACACCGGCCAAGCAGTTGCCCAGTCGAACATTCCAATGTAGCCGCCGTATTTTGACATACCGATCCATGTGGCAAATAATGCCGACCCCCCCACTTGGATAATCCCTGATAAGAAGGGAAATAGACAAGCCGCTTTAAATCCGCCGCGGTTATTCGCAAAGACGGCAATGACCGCATTGTCAAAGAACAATGGAATAAATCCGGCAATGACGATCGTTGGTGATTTTAATAAGATCAATAACCCGATCATTAAGAATTGTCCTAAAGCACCAAACAGGAAGCCGATCGTTACAGCGTTTGGCGAACCAAACCCAAAGGTCGCAGCCACGTCGATCCCAGGCACCGCACCAGGTAAGATCGTATTGGATATCCCTTGGAAAGACTGTGTCAATTCGTCCACGAAGGTCCGCACGCCTAATTGTAAAATCGCTAGATACACGGCGAAATTCAGCGAGGTTGTCATAATGTAAAATAAGAAACTTTGCCCTTCCTCCATAAACTTCGCCTGTACAAGGTAATCCTGACCTAATACTAATAGAATGATTCCAAAGAAGAACAGCATCAGTAACGAAGTCGCCACCATGTTCTCATTGAATATCGATAAGAACCCTGGCAGTTCGATATCCTCAAGTTTTTTGTCCATTTTTTCAGACTTGTGTTTCTTTTCATCGCGTTTCTTCA
It encodes the following:
- a CDS encoding PTS sugar transporter subunit IIB, encoding MRILVSCANGSGTSLMMMRSVEKAMKELSVPITKIHHCAISEGKSSATQYDVVFTPVNFLNMFTQAEKKGVTVIGIKNVMSAKEIGEKFSESALYQKTK
- a CDS encoding PTS ascorbate transporter subunit IIC, which codes for MGDFLLSIWTYFATNILTQPAYLIGFIVLLGYILLKRPLYECVAGFLKATVGYFILTVGSGGLVNNFRPILVGLKERFNLNAMVTDPYFGQNAVDAGLMETFGRTFGDVMILLLIAFVMNILLVRFQKYTKLRSVFTTGNVQIQQSATAFWILLFCFPDLGRVQVLIFMGLILGCYWAVASNLTVGITQELTEGAGFAVAHQQMFGIFIFAKLAEWMKKRDEKKHKSEKMDKKLEDIELPGFLSIFNENMVATSLLMLFFFGIILLVLGQDYLVQAKFMEEGQSFLFYIMTTSLNFAVYLAILQLGVRTFVDELTQSFQGISNTILPGAVPGIDVAATFGFGSPNAVTIGFLFGALGQFLMIGLLILLKSPTIVIAGFIPLFFDNAVIAVFANNRGGFKAACLFPFLSGIIQVGGSALFATWIGMSKYGGYIGMFDWATAWPVFAVIMKVLGYVGIAVVVIGLLIIPQLQYRKNPDGYFMIVEDYEQYAEKYQEQQ
- a CDS encoding L-ribulose-5-phosphate 3-epimerase; this encodes MAQIGIYEKALPKDLSWKERFALVKDMGFDFIELSIDETDERLARLNWTEKEIQTLRNEMFEADVRINSICLSAHRRFPFGSRDLEKQRMAHEIMQKAIHLAHQLSIKVIQVAGYDVYYEEKSMNSREDFIAGMKESVKEASKYGIILSIEIMDDPFMNSISKFLEIKKQIHSPYLQVYPDLGNLSAWPENDPAHELEKGIDCITSIHLKDTYPVTEESTGQFRDVPFGKGCVDFLGLLRNLKRLDYDGTFLIEMWSEKSQDFRAEIQQAKAYLYSKLKEAGYDVA
- a CDS encoding 3-keto-L-gulonate-6-phosphate decarboxylase UlaD — protein: MSRPNLQIALDHNDLEHALADVFNVGAIVDIIEVGTILCLQEGQKAIRCIRGMYPEKKLVADTKCADAGGTVAKNVADAGADFMTVICCATIPTMEAAKKEVEELQVELYGDWTYEQAAAWREIGIKQAIYHQSRDALLSGETWGEKDLSKVKKLIDMGFNVSVTGGLDVDTLKLFEGIDVYTFITGRGITAANDPVQAAQDFKDEIIRIWGQ